The stretch of DNA AGCAGTCTGTCGAGTTCTCGCGCCACCAACAGGTGCTCGTCGCTGAAGGTTACTCGCCGTATCAGTATCGCGTGACCGAAACCGCCGGGGCGTCTACGGCGCAGTTCGACGTGTGGGCAAACGAGAGTGCCCAGTTCGTCCGCGTCCAGAGCGGCGGTAACACCCAGTATCAGCGCGGCAACCCACAACCGCCTGCGAGTCTCGCAAGCGCGTCGTTCATCGACACCTTCGTCGACGACAGCTACACCGTCGAGAGCACGAAGGAAGAAGACGGGCACACGTACACGACGGTCACCACGGACACCGCACCGGACAATGTGACGAACCTCGTGCAGGGCGCATCAGACGTGTCCAACTTCGAGGGGACCATCATCGTCACCGAAGACGGCCGCGTCCACGCCATGTCCATCACGATGGAGTACATGCTGAACGGGTCGAAAGAGACGATGACCGTCGAGTATCAACTCATCCAGAACGGCGCTCCAGTCGAAAAGCCGTCGTGGGTCTCCGGAGGCGAATAGGCTAGTATGTCGTAAATTTGACTCCTGTATATGTGGTAGGGTGTACCACGATTTCTCGTGCCGTTCCCTCAAGACTTAGGTTCGCTGGGTTCTGACCAACGAGTGTGTCACCCGTTGCACTGGTGTCTGTCATCGAACTTTCCCTCTCCGTCGATGGCTTCTTCCATGCATTAGAACAGGCCGTTCAGACTGCGACGGGACCGCTCGGCCTCTTTATCATCGCGCTGTACTCGTTTCTCATTGCGATTGTCCTCCCGCTACCGAGCGAAGTCGTCCTCGGCGCGCCACTTGAACTTGGTCTGCCTCACTCGGTCGAACTCGGACTCATTATCTTAGTCAGCGGGCTTGGGAAAGCCGCAGGGAGCGTGTTCGCCTTCCACATCGGTCATCAGGCGAAGCAAGCCGGGCCAATCGTTCGTGCGCTTGAACGCTCCGGTATCGACATCGTCGCGTGGTCTGAGCGGCGCATCGTCGCGCTCGCCAAACGCTTCGGGTTCGTCGGCCTTGCCCTCGCGCTGTCCGTGCCCGGCTTCCCGGACACCCTCTCGATTTACGCATTCACCGTTTTAGAAGAGGACTACGTGAAGTTCGCCGCGGCCACGTTTGCGGGGAGCGTCGGGCGATTGTTGTTCACCCTCGGCGTCCTCGGGGCGTTCTCATCAGTGTTCTAACAAAACCATACGCTTAGGCTCTGAGGCGGCGAATTTCACTACTATGGCAGCTAGTCGTCGCAGGTTCTCTGGCCAACTGCTCACCGGTGGGGTTATCATCATAATTGGGCTGCTGTTGCTCATCCAGACAACGGGTTTGTACGACACCGGCCGGCTCTGGGAGTTCGTCCCGTCGTTGTTCGTCCTCCTCGGCGTGTGGGCCATCGTCCGCAGCAGGGGGCGCAATCTCGTCGGGCCGGTGTTCCTCATCGTCGTCGCCGGAACCATCCAACTGCTCGTCCTCGACGTGCTTTCCGATGCGTTCGTCGCCCAGTGGTGGCCCCTCGGAATCGTCCTCGTCGGCGCAGCAATCATCCTCAACCGGGCGCGCCGCCGCGATGTGCCTGCCGAACTCGTAGACCGTCTCGATACGATTGTCGCCTTTGGCGGCGTAGAGCGCCGTCTCGCCTCGAAAGCGTTCACTGGTGGCGAGGTGATGGCGATTTTCGGCGGCGCGGACATCGACCTCCGCGACGCGACGATTGCCCCGCCTGCGACGCTCAACGTCATCGCCATGTTCGGTGCCGCAGAGTTCAGAGTACCCCCGGAGTGGGACGTTCGCTTGGAAGTGTTGCCCATCCTCGGCGGCGTCGAAGACTCGCGCCTGCGCCACCCGATGGATGAAGACCGTGAGGCACCAGACCTCGTCATCACGGGCTTTGCGGCGTTTGGTGGCGTCGAAATCACCGACTGAGGCGCGAACCTTTTTATCCGATTGCGGACTACGGGTTTCTGTGACGCAGACGGCTCCGTCCCAGTTTTCGATGCGTATGTAGCCCGCGCTCCGTTTGGAGCCGTCGTCGGGAGGAAGTCGCGCAAATCGCCTTCATACGGTGGCTGCGTGGTGGAAACCCGGTTTTCAAGTTCTGTACCGAAGCGCGACCAGCGGCTAATGAACTAATGACACACGACCGAAATCGGCGGGTTTTACACCGCCACGAGAGTGAGCACAGAGTATGAGTCACGATTCGTTTCCGACGGACAATCCCGCGGTGGTGACGTGCGGGTTGCCCTACGCAAACGGCGACCTGCACATCGGCCACCTGCGAACCTACGTGGGCGGCGACATCTATTCGCGCGGCCTGCGCAAACTCGGCCAGCAGACGGCGTTCGTCTCCGGCTCCGACATGCACGGGACGCCCGTCGCCGTGAATGCGTGGAAAGAAGGCGTCACGCCCGAGGAGTTCGCACTGCGCTTCCACGAGAAGTACGAGGCGACGTTCCCGAAGTTCAACATCGCCTTCGACAACTACGGCCACACCCACGACGAGACCAACACGGAACTCACCCAGGAAATCGTCCGCAAACTGGACGAAGAGGGCTACATCTACGAGAAGGAGATTATGGTCGCGTGGGACCCCGAAGAAGACCAACCGCTCCCCGACCGCTACGTCACCGGGAGGTGTCCCTACTGTGGGGAAACCGCACGCGGTGACGAGTGCGACGAGGGGTGTGGTCGCCACTTAGAACCCGGCGAAATTGAGAACCCGACCAGTATCATCACCGGGAACCCCGCAGAGTACCGCTCGCGGCCACACAAGTTCTTCAACTTGAACGAACTGCAGGGCTATCTTCAGGAGTTCATCGACCGTTTAGAGGGCACGGACAACGCCCGCAACCAGCCACGCGAGTGGATTGAAGGCGAACTCCAAGACTGGTGTATCACCCGTGATATGGACTGGGGTATTGACTACCCCGGCGAAGGTGCAGAAGACCTCGTCCTCTACGTGTGGGTTGACGCACCAATCGAGTACATCGCTTCGACGAAACAGTACAGCGAACGCGTCGGCGCGGACGTGTACGACTGGGAGGAGACGTGGAAAGAGAGCGGCGAAATCGTCCACGTCATCGGCCGCGACATCATCCAACACCACACCATCTTCTGGCCCGCAATGCTCCACGGCGCGGGCTACAACGAACCGCGCGCCGTCATGGCGAGTGGGTTTGTGAACTTAGACGGCAAAGGCTTCTCGACCTCGCGAGGCCGTGCGGTCTGGGCTGACGAGTACTTAGACGAAGGCTTCCACCCGGACCTCCTGCGATTCTACATCGCCACCGGCAGTCGCTTCCAACAGGACATCAACTTCTCGTGGGAGCGCTTCCAAGAGCGCGTCAATTCCGAACTCGTCGGGACGGTCGGCAACTTCCTCTACCGCTCGCTGCTGTTTGCCCACCGCAACTACGAGGGGACGCCCGACGCAGAACTCTCTGATGAGGTGCGCGAGCGCATCCAACAAGCCATCTCCGAGTTCGGCGACGGCCTGAACGACTACTCCATCCGGCAGGCGACGACCGCCGGTGTGCGCCTCGCCCAGTTCGGCAACGAGTACATCCAGCGCAACGAGCCGTGGAAGCTCACTGACGACGACCCAGAAAAGGCCGCACAGGTCATCTACGACTGCGTGCAGCTTTCGAAGGCGCTCGCCGTCATCCTCGCCCCCGCGCTGCCCGAGAAGGCGGATAATCTCTGGAGCCAACTCGGTGAAGACGGCTCGGTCCACGACGTGGGCATCGAGGCCGCCCTCGATGAACCACAGCCCGATTTCGACGCGCCGAGCGAACTGTTCGAGAAAATTCCGGACGAGCAGGTCGAAAAACTGAACGAGAAATTAGAACAGGCCATCGCCGCCGCGGCGGCTGAAGACGACGCAGACGAAGACGACGATTCCGACATGCCAGAACTCGAACCCCTCGCAGACGACCGTATCAGCTTCGACGACTTCCTCGCGCTCGACCTCCGTGTCGGGGAAATCGACCTCGCAGAGCCAATCGAAGGCTCCGACAAACTCGTCCGCCTCGAAGTGGATATTGGGATTGAAACCCGCCAAATCGTCGCGGGCATCAAGCAACTGCACGACGTAGACGACCTCGTCGGTGAGAAGGTCATCATCGTCGCAAACCTTGAGAAGGCAGAACTGTTCGGCGTCGAGTCGAACGGCATGTTGCTCGCCGCGGGCGACCAAGCCGACCTGCTGACGACGCTCGGTGACGCAGAACCGGGCACGAAGGTCGCGTAAGCACCGGCTGGTCGAGCAACCTATTTGTTGGTAGGGTGACGAATTCACGTATGTCACTCCGCCAGGCGATTGCGTTCCCCCGACTGATTATCGTCGCCGGATTCTTTTCGATTGTGTCCGTCTCTATTTCGATAAGCATGCAGGTCGAATCGACCGCGTCGCCGCGTCTCACGTAACTCGGCTTCGCCCTTGGGACCATCCTCCTCCCGATTGGCCTCATCCACCACGCCTACACCCGGCTGTGGTGACGACCTCTCACAGCCTTTTTCCCGTGCTGTCCCTTCGTTTCGAGTAATGCGAAACGCCAAAATCGTCTGTACGCTCGGCCCTGCTTCTTCTGGGTCCGGCGTCATCCGCGACCTTGCGGACGCGGGGATGTCTGTCGCCCGACTCAACACGAGCCACGGCTCCACCGAAGCGCGAAAAGACCTCGTCAAAACCGTCCAGCAGGTGGACGACGCGACCACTGAGCCGCTTTCTGTCCTCCTCGACCTCGCCGGGCCGGAAGTCCGAACTGCACCCTTAGACGACTCCATTGTCCTCGAAACTGGTTCGACCATCGAGTTCTACGAAGGCGACGACGCCACCCCAGAGCGCGTCGGCCTCTCGGTGAGCATCGACGGTGTCTCCGAAGGCGACCGCGTCCTCTTAGACGACGGCCGCATCGAAACCGTGGTCGAAGCCATCTCCGAGGACGCCGTCACCGCCCGCGTCGAGAGCGGCGGCGAACTCAAAGGCCGTAAGGGTGTGAACATCCCCGGCGTAGATTTGGGCTTAGACGTGCTCACCGAGGACGACCGCCGCGAACTCGATTTAGCGGTCGAAGCTGGCGTGGACTTCGTCGCCGCGAGTTTCGTCGGGAGCGCAGACGACATCTACGCCGTCCGCGAAGCCCTCGAACAGCGCGGCGCGGCC from Haladaptatus sp. ZSTT2 encodes:
- a CDS encoding LiaF transmembrane domain-containing protein codes for the protein MAASRRRFSGQLLTGGVIIIIGLLLLIQTTGLYDTGRLWEFVPSLFVLLGVWAIVRSRGRNLVGPVFLIVVAGTIQLLVLDVLSDAFVAQWWPLGIVLVGAAIILNRARRRDVPAELVDRLDTIVAFGGVERRLASKAFTGGEVMAIFGGADIDLRDATIAPPATLNVIAMFGAAEFRVPPEWDVRLEVLPILGGVEDSRLRHPMDEDREAPDLVITGFAAFGGVEITD
- a CDS encoding DUF7537 family lipoprotein — protein: MQRTATTLALVALVALAGCSLPFAGSDAPGAGDATTAPGVTAEGITNETALLAAHVDALGAQSYETDIVINGTIIREEQSVEFSRHQQVLVAEGYSPYQYRVTETAGASTAQFDVWANESAQFVRVQSGGNTQYQRGNPQPPASLASASFIDTFVDDSYTVESTKEEDGHTYTTVTTDTAPDNVTNLVQGASDVSNFEGTIIVTEDGRVHAMSITMEYMLNGSKETMTVEYQLIQNGAPVEKPSWVSGGE
- the metG gene encoding methionine--tRNA ligase, with product MSHDSFPTDNPAVVTCGLPYANGDLHIGHLRTYVGGDIYSRGLRKLGQQTAFVSGSDMHGTPVAVNAWKEGVTPEEFALRFHEKYEATFPKFNIAFDNYGHTHDETNTELTQEIVRKLDEEGYIYEKEIMVAWDPEEDQPLPDRYVTGRCPYCGETARGDECDEGCGRHLEPGEIENPTSIITGNPAEYRSRPHKFFNLNELQGYLQEFIDRLEGTDNARNQPREWIEGELQDWCITRDMDWGIDYPGEGAEDLVLYVWVDAPIEYIASTKQYSERVGADVYDWEETWKESGEIVHVIGRDIIQHHTIFWPAMLHGAGYNEPRAVMASGFVNLDGKGFSTSRGRAVWADEYLDEGFHPDLLRFYIATGSRFQQDINFSWERFQERVNSELVGTVGNFLYRSLLFAHRNYEGTPDAELSDEVRERIQQAISEFGDGLNDYSIRQATTAGVRLAQFGNEYIQRNEPWKLTDDDPEKAAQVIYDCVQLSKALAVILAPALPEKADNLWSQLGEDGSVHDVGIEAALDEPQPDFDAPSELFEKIPDEQVEKLNEKLEQAIAAAAAEDDADEDDDSDMPELEPLADDRISFDDFLALDLRVGEIDLAEPIEGSDKLVRLEVDIGIETRQIVAGIKQLHDVDDLVGEKVIIVANLEKAELFGVESNGMLLAAGDQADLLTTLGDAEPGTKVA
- a CDS encoding YqaA family protein, giving the protein MSPVALVSVIELSLSVDGFFHALEQAVQTATGPLGLFIIALYSFLIAIVLPLPSEVVLGAPLELGLPHSVELGLIILVSGLGKAAGSVFAFHIGHQAKQAGPIVRALERSGIDIVAWSERRIVALAKRFGFVGLALALSVPGFPDTLSIYAFTVLEEDYVKFAAATFAGSVGRLLFTLGVLGAFSSVF